The following are from one region of the Harpia harpyja isolate bHarHar1 chromosome 4, bHarHar1 primary haplotype, whole genome shotgun sequence genome:
- the LOC128140364 gene encoding LOW QUALITY PROTEIN: prolyl-tRNA synthetase associated domain-containing protein 1-like (The sequence of the model RefSeq protein was modified relative to this genomic sequence to represent the inferred CDS: deleted 1 base in 1 codon), which translates to MAAAPELRESLAQRLRDLGIATVTAEHPQVFTVEEMMPHVQHMKGGHSKNLFLKKNKGFWLVTLLHNRQVNLNDLAKKLGVGSGKLRFADENAMLEKLKVGQGCATPLALFRDQGDVRFVLDAGFLEGSHEKVYFHPMTNSATMGLSPNDFLKFVRSTGHDPIIIQFDEDTK; encoded by the exons ATGGCGGCGGCGCCGGAGCTGCGGGAGTCGCTGGCGCAGCGGCTGCGGGACTTGGGGATCGCCACGGTCACCGCCGAGCACCCCCAG GTGTTCACTGTT GAAGAAATGATGCCCCATGTCCAACACATGAAGGGAGGTCACAGTaaaaacctttttcttaaaaagaataaagggTTCTGGCTGGTGACTCTTCTGCACAACAGGCAAGTCAATTTAAACGATCTTGCTAAAAAACTGGGTGTTGGAAGTGGAAAGCTAAGATTTGCTGATGAAAACGCCATGCTGGAAAAGCTGAAAGTGGGCCAGGGCTGTGCAACACCTCTAGCCCTCTTCCGTGACCAGGGAGACGTGAGGTTTGTGCTGGATGCTGGCTTTCTGGAGGGCAGCCATGAAAAGGTGTATTTCCATCCAATGACAAATTCTGCAACCATGGGCTTAAGCCCCAACGACTTTTTGAAGTTTGTGAGATCGACAGGCCATGATCCCATCATCATACAGTTTGATGAAGATACGAAGTAG